In Patescibacteria group bacterium, a genomic segment contains:
- a CDS encoding GrpB family protein, protein MKKEIGLKKGFVKVEKYNPQWRDEFNKEKTILEKIFGDVAKSIEHVGSTSIVGLSAKPIIDIAVGVDSLEDINKIKEKILKFPSYTIKEDNADGEILMRKGVPVKPGQIKPDYITHFIHIMEIEGTKYRETIVFRDYLRADRDVLKEYENLKQKLAIKYENDRKAYSKAKDEFIKSVLGRCKLS, encoded by the coding sequence ATGAAAAAAGAAATTGGTCTTAAAAAGGGTTTTGTTAAAGTCGAAAAATATAATCCGCAATGGCGGGACGAGTTTAATAAGGAAAAAACAATTTTAGAAAAAATATTTGGTGATGTGGCAAAATCGATCGAACATGTGGGCTCTACCTCCATTGTCGGTTTATCTGCAAAACCAATAATTGATATTGCTGTTGGCGTTGATTCACTTGAAGATATTAATAAGATAAAAGAAAAGATATTGAAGTTTCCAAGCTATACAATAAAGGAAGACAATGCGGACGGTGAAATTCTCATGAGAAAAGGCGTGCCAGTAAAGCCGGGTCAGATTAAACCGGATTATATAACTCATTTTATACACATTATGGAAATTGAGGGTACAAAATATAGAGAAACAATAGTATTCAGGGATTACTTAAGGGCGGATAGGGATGTGCTAAAAGAATATGAAAATCTAAAGCAAAAGCTAGCAATAAAATACGAAAATGATCGGAAAGCTTATTCAAAAGCTAAAGATGAATTTATAAAAAGCGTTTTAGGTAGGTGTAAATTGAGCTAG
- a CDS encoding type II secretion system protein: MKISTKKAFTLVEMTFVILLLGVIGIVVATMIVRGFQSYRYGQEAISSQEEAAKAMRDFEKNARGSTQVIASTADTYEFYAYLLGDEQPAPSKVRYFSENGEFKKGIIEPTGPGPVFNYPPEEENVSMIIKNVTNGSDLFRYFNDTSSQISDPVPTDAVRMVQFQIMVDKDPNKSPDAVTTITRVNLRNLKTNL; the protein is encoded by the coding sequence ATGAAAATTAGCACAAAAAAAGCATTTACCTTGGTCGAGATGACATTCGTCATCTTGCTTCTTGGCGTAATTGGAATCGTGGTTGCAACGATGATTGTAAGAGGGTTCCAAAGCTACCGTTATGGCCAGGAAGCGATCAGTTCGCAAGAGGAGGCTGCTAAAGCAATGCGTGATTTCGAGAAAAATGCAAGAGGAAGTACACAGGTTATTGCTTCCACTGCCGATACCTACGAATTTTATGCATATCTTCTCGGCGATGAGCAGCCTGCTCCGAGCAAAGTTAGATACTTTTCCGAAAATGGTGAATTTAAGAAAGGGATTATAGAGCCCACGGGGCCTGGGCCGGTATTTAATTATCCACCTGAAGAAGAAAATGTAAGCATGATAATCAAAAACGTCACCAATGGATCAGATTTGTTTCGTTATTTTAACGATACCAGCTCGCAGATTTCTGATCCGGTACCGACCGATGCTGTGAGAATGGTGCAATTCCAAATTATGGTTGATAAAGATCCGAACAAAAGCCCGGATGCGGTGACCACAATAACCAGGGTTAATTTGAGAAATCTTAAAACAAACCTATGA
- a CDS encoding NUDIX domain-containing protein, with protein sequence MSNKIFQFGTKPLGTYRERPGAYAVVSDESGQILCLNVNGSFHLPGGGIDNNEDPKITVVRETYEESGCDICDLKYLGNANQYFQKEGRESMNKLGTFYLAKLDKINEAESIEDDHIVTWMKPEEFLKSNASDFAKWAVGESLKLWTNN encoded by the coding sequence ATGTCAAATAAAATATTTCAATTCGGAACAAAACCACTCGGAACATATCGAGAAAGGCCAGGGGCTTATGCGGTAGTTTCTGATGAATCGGGGCAGATTTTATGTTTAAATGTGAATGGTTCCTTTCACTTACCCGGAGGTGGGATTGATAATAATGAAGACCCAAAGATAACAGTGGTTCGAGAAACTTACGAAGAATCAGGATGCGATATTTGCGATTTGAAATATTTAGGAAACGCAAATCAATATTTTCAGAAAGAAGGCAGGGAATCAATGAATAAGCTAGGCACGTTTTATTTGGCCAAATTGGATAAGATTAACGAAGCTGAATCAATCGAAGATGACCATATTGTGACATGGATGAAACCCGAAGAATTCCTAAAATCGAATGCCAGTGATTTTGCAAAGTGGGCTGTGGGAGAATCACTAAAACTATGGACTAATAACTAA
- a CDS encoding NUDIX domain-containing protein: MKTKILVIGVVKKGDSVLMRKKPDGSLPYKETWYLFGGELSAGLSPEDVITQEVKAKTGIDIKISERLSWDTEIKKDVDGEEKHFIYLDTLCEYVGGKEKLSPGIQKLEWIPIGQLKDYDIVPPSRKLFIKLNYLER; this comes from the coding sequence ATGAAAACGAAAATTTTAGTAATCGGTGTTGTTAAAAAAGGTGATTCAGTTTTAATGCGTAAAAAACCAGACGGCTCATTACCATATAAAGAAACTTGGTATTTATTTGGCGGCGAGCTAAGTGCAGGCCTAAGTCCCGAAGATGTTATCACTCAAGAAGTAAAAGCAAAGACTGGCATAGATATTAAAATCTCTGAAAGGTTATCCTGGGACACAGAAATTAAAAAAGATGTTGACGGGGAAGAGAAACATTTTATTTATCTCGATACTCTATGTGAGTATGTTGGGGGAAAAGAAAAATTAAGTCCTGGCATTCAAAAGTTGGAATGGATACCCATTGGACAATTGAAAGACTATGATATCGTGCCACCTTCAAGAAAATTATTTATCAAATTGAACTATCTCGAACGTTAA
- a CDS encoding HD domain-containing protein — protein sequence MNKIKAIEKEVRNIFEKSPGCHDFDHTERVLKMALHIGKDEGADIRVLHYATLLHDIARDEERLSKGEICHAELGAKKARQILTKYELEPEFIDSVAHCIERHRSKKGGIPETIEAKVLFDADKLDNCGAIGVARSFVFAGEIGSRVHDPKPKLGKEFEYTKEDTAYREFILHMSKVKNKLLTKEGRRIAKRRHDFMIKFFDELNRESEGIV from the coding sequence ATGAATAAAATCAAAGCAATCGAAAAAGAAGTCAGAAACATTTTTGAGAAATCGCCCGGGTGTCATGATTTTGATCATACTGAGAGAGTTCTTAAAATGGCACTACATATCGGCAAAGATGAAGGGGCAGACATACGAGTCTTGCATTATGCAACCTTGCTCCACGATATTGCCCGCGATGAAGAGCGGTTGTCTAAGGGAGAAATCTGTCATGCCGAGCTTGGGGCGAAAAAAGCTAGGCAGATCCTTACGAAATACGAGCTCGAACCAGAATTTATTGATTCCGTAGCCCATTGCATTGAACGCCACAGATCAAAAAAGGGCGGAATTCCTGAAACAATAGAAGCAAAAGTGCTTTTTGATGCAGATAAATTGGATAATTGCGGCGCAATCGGAGTGGCTCGCTCATTCGTATTTGCAGGTGAAATAGGTTCCCGTGTGCATGATCCGAAACCCAAGCTCGGAAAAGAATTCGAATATACTAAGGAAGATACTGCTTACCGCGAGTTCATCTTGCACATGTCGAAGGTTAAAAACAAACTCCTCACAAAAGAGGGAAGACGCATCGCTAAAAGGCGGCATGATTTTATGATTAAATTCTTTGATGAACTAAATCGCGAATCCGAAGGAATTGTTTAG